A segment of the Marmota flaviventris isolate mMarFla1 chromosome 2, mMarFla1.hap1, whole genome shotgun sequence genome:
tcctcagcactacataaaaataaaggcattgtgttatgtccatctacacctaaaaaaaaaaaaattttaaaaataaattaattaaataaaatcaatcaatcaataaataagtagaaaaaaaaggaaatgtataaATCTTAATAACTTTGAATGTGGCAAAGGGTTTTCAGATATAACACAGAAAGCACAAATGATagtcaaaagaactgaaagctttttggggtgatgaaaatgatCTGGAACATGGTAGTGATGAttgttcaaacattttttttttagggggtgggataccagagattgaactcgggggtactcgatcactgagctacatccccagccctattttgtattttattagaaacagggtctcactgaattccttagcacctcactaaattgctgaggctgattttgaacttgtgattctcctgcctcagcctcctgagccacaagGATTACAGGCCTACACAACTGCACCCAACTCAAACAACTTGGTAAATACACTAAACCACTGAGAATTATAAACACTCCTGAaggatgaattttatgatatgtgaattacatttcaatttttagaTGCTTAAAAAAACACTGTTAAGGTATTTTAataagctgagcacagtggcacacacctgtaattccagggctctggaagctgaggcaggaggatcacaagttcaaagtcagcctcagtaaaagcgaggtgctaagcaactcagtgagactctgtctgtaaataaaatataaaatagggctggggaatttggctcagtggttgaatgcccctgagttcaacaccTGGTAccgcatcccccccccccaaaaaaaaaagatattttaatatcaGGTAAATCTCTCAgggtgtttgtttctttgtttggtactaggaactgaatccagggagactttactgctaagctacatccccaggctttttcatttttaatattgagatagggtgtcactatgttgctgaggttagcttcaaacttgaaatcctcctgtctcagcctccctagttgctggaattacagatgtgttccaccatgcccagcatctgAGGGtttttcagaagtgaaaaaaataaagaacgaAAGtatgtcatttgaaggaaaatggatagaactcaagaatatcatgttaagcaaaataaaagcaaattcaaAGGGTCAGAAGATTTCCCTCATATGTGAaggctagagaggaaaaaaaggtgggtaaattgaaaaaaaaaaaacaaaaaaacaaacatgggGAGGGAAGGtcctatgaaaatagaaaggaaatataaaggggaccaaggagaggaaagaggggaggaaaaagggagatactggggaatgaaactgaccacaTTATGCTGTtgtacacatatacaaatatataacagcaaatccattattatgtataattataatgaaccaataaagattaatatatatatttaaaaaagaaaaatatcaaacaagTCCTTTAGAAATACAATCTGGTGAGGATCTGCAGGATACTAGAAAGTGGGGGCTAAAGGACAGGCAACAAGGTCAAGTACAGAGGTTCCTAAGATTCAGGATTCAATCcagccaaagaaataaaagaagatggggcaggggttgtggctcagcggtagagcgcttgtctggcACATGAggggccctggatttgatcctcagcaccacatataaatcaataaactaaaggtatttaaaaaaaaaaaagaaagaaagaaagaaaagaagagcatAATTCCAGAGACATTATGTGGAAGCAGCCATAGATATGAATGACTGAGAGATAATTAAGAGAgacagaacaaacaaaaaatgatttaaaaaaaaaaagagttttgaatTTGGACTTAGGGCTATGTCTACAAACTGCATGTTTGAATTTGTCTAGGAATGCTGGTATCCAAAATTTGGTAGAAAAGAAGCTTCGACTCacaacctaaaataaataaatatatctttatttattttttttattatgggaCCAATTGTCctggcttttttttaatattgatttcttTGTTGTattcggacacaatacctttattttatttatttatttttatgtggtgctgaggatcgaacccaggacctcatacatgctaggcaagcgctctaccgctgagctataacctcaaccccaaataaatatatctttatatatttactatatatcccctcatacacacacacacacacacacgtatatatatatatacatatatataaagaaatggaCCAAAATGGGTAATATTCTATaaaagtatacttttttttttttttcagccctgAAGACTAAATCCTCATTCATGtttagcaagcactctaccactaagctacattgcTAATTGCAtgctgtggtgcatacctgtggTACCAACTACTGGAGGAGTCCGAGGCAGCAGGATTACAAGTtagagggcagcctgggcaactcagtgaaatcctatcTCAATATAAAACTTAAGGAAAGgcggtgctggggttgtggctcagaggtagagtactcgcctagcaagtgccaggccctgggtttgatcctcagcaccacataaaaaaataaattaaaaaataaaggtattgacaactacaactaaaaaacagatattaaaaaaataatttgggctggggatgtggctcaggcggtagcgcgctcgcctggcatgcgtgcgacccgggttcgatcctcagcaccatatacaaacaaaagatgttgtgtccgccgaaaactaaaaaaaaaataaatattaaaaaaaattctctctctctctcactcttaaaaaaaaattgtataaaaaaataatttaaggaaagggttcggggtgtagttcagtggtagaatgcttacctagcatacaaaagaccctgggttcaatcttcagtgccagagagaaagaaaagagcccTACACTTCCTTTTTAGGGGGGATAAATGGCACCAGTACAGGGAAAGAGGAACTTTGCCATAGTGAGTAAGAGTCTCCAGCATCCTGAACACATGCCCAGTGGCTCTCATAAAAGCCAGGAAGCACTAATAGAGTGGAGACACAAGTCCTTCAAAGAGAGGGAGGATGTGCTCACTCAAGGGAAACAATCTCTTTCTTTGCCAGGATGCTTTCTCTAAAATCCACCCTCACCATTAGAACCACCTTTAAGCTCTAGCTAGCCAAGGTGGAAGTGACAGATTTAGAGCTGAAGCCAGGATATTCCTATTTTGCCCCTCATGCCAAAAGCCATTCTTACCTTTAGATCAATGATCCCACTCTTCTGCACTGGGAGGTAGGTGACCCGAAAACCCTCAGCTTCCAGTGAACGACAGGAATCCAAGACACATTTGTGTTCTGTCTGGGTGGTGATCAGGTGCTTTTTCCGTGACCTGTAGAACCTGGCCACCCCCTAAACAGTAATGATGGTGGAAGGAAAGAGAACATATTCAGGGAAATAGCAATAACTTCAATTCCATTTACAaagggatttgttttttttacttgttttggtgctgaggattgaatccagagcttcacacatgctaagcatgcatgCTATTACTGACTATTTCCCAGCCAACTatgtgatacttttttttttttttttaagtttttagttttttggctgacacaacatctttatttgtatatggtgctgaggatcgaacccgggccacacgcatgccaggcgagcacgctaccacttgagccacatccccagcccctatgtgatacttttaatatcagaaaaaacagtattttatatatattttttaattattttttgtaaagtTGTAGAtcgacagcatgcctttatttaatttatttatgtggtactgaggatcgaacccagtgcctcacacatgctaggcaagtgctctaccactgagttacacctcagCCCCCAGtattatattttaagttcttagaatttcaatttattataaggaaataaagaagtaaaaagcatttctttcatttaagacaaaaaaaaaacaacacataaccagatatggtggcacatgtagtccaaagctacttgggaggctgacatagcacgattgcaagttgaaggccaacctaggcaacttaacaaaacactgtcaaaataaaacttattgcAATTGTCTAGCACacaggaggccctgagtttaatccctggtaccaacaaaaaatcaaaataacaacaacaaaaatttaaagtgatAAAATGTGCGGTACCCCGCACTCAGtttataatacaaaattattctaaaagtaaaatatgaaattattgggccggggatgtggctcaagcggtagcacactcacctggcatgcgtgcggcccagattcaatcctcagcaccacatacaaaatatgaAATTGTTAGAAACTGATGATATAGCTAAATGTTAGAACACATACTTAGCACACTTTataccctgggtttgatcttcagcatcaaaaaataaataacaaaaatagaactaactggaacaaagggaaaaaagaagcaaCATATTAGAATGGGTGTGTTATCTTTCTGGGCATAATGGCCCACAATTCCAGAGGTGCCATCTGTTTCCCTTTTcttacctttttcctttttttaggaggtgttgaggatccaacaccaattgagctacaccctcagcacCCTTCTCTTACCTTAATTGCTATGTTGTTGGATTCAGTAGCACCACTAGTGAAAATGATCTCACGAGGATCAGCTCCAATCAGAGATGCTACTTGCTATATGCCAAGAAACAGAGATAGATATCATCAGTTCCCcagtcagcaacttagcaagatcctgcctcagaaaaataaataaatgaaccaggcatggtggtgcacacctgtaatcccagcaaatcaagaggctaaggcaggaggattgggagttcaaagccagcctcggcaacttggaGAGGCACTTagtaactcagcaagaacctatctctaaataaaatacaaaaaaaggctgggaatgtggcccagtggttaagtgcccctgggttcaatccctggtactaaaaacaaacaaacaaacaaaacatacataaataaataactcaatggtagagtgcctttGCGATCAGTCACTAGGAGTGAGCAAATAAAAAAGGAGCTCCACTGTATTCTACATACAGCCCAAGAAGAAGCTTTGCAGATCAACTAGACTACAGATCAACTAGACTAATGTTAGTGTGTTAGACAAAGGCCAGTTTCAGTTACATTTTAGACTCCGTGTTCTTTTCCAGTGCAAGACAAGATACTAGCAAGAATTTTAAgccagctgggtacagtggtgcaggcctgtgatcccagcaatttgagaaactgaggcaggagtatcataaattcaaagccagtctcagctacttagagagaccctaagcaacttagctagacactttctctaaataaaaaatattaaaaaggggctgaggatgtgactcagtggttaagtgcccctgggttcaattcatgggaccaaaaaaaaagggggggggggctcaggAAGTAGCTAAGTTGTAGAGTAcgtagcatgcacaagaccctgggttcaatccccagcaaccccatcaAAAACAGAACATTAAGTGATATcattttggggattgaacccaggagagttctacctctgagttatatccccagcccttttataattatttatataggTATTTTTTGTAATAGGGATCAGTGGTAtgataccactgagccacacctccagttctttttacatttcattttgagatagtctcaccaagttgcccaggctggcctcaaaattgtgactctcctgccttagcctccagagtaccTGGGGTTTGGTCATGGCTCATTAAGTTGCCTAGACTAAcctggaacttttgatcctcatGCCCTAGACTCCTGAGTAGTTGTGACTACAGACATTCTATCATTGCATTCAGcagtgacattattttttaaatgtacttattgAGTTCTCACTATATACAGACTATGTATAGGAATTGTGTTAAAAAGCTTTACCAACCTAATCTCATTTAATTCACCCAATAATCACACAGTAGAATCTACTCCACTCCACTTGAAATGTGAGGAAAATTGAGACTTAAGAGAAATTAGATCATTTCCCCAAGGTAATTCAATTAGGAAATAGGGATACTAATCAAATGTCTATGGTCAGTCTTCAGGCTACTCTCTGAATGTCTTCTAGAAAGAAAGAACCCAAATAataatttcaggattttttttttttttttttggcaccaaggtttgaacccaggggtacttaatcactaagccacattcccagcccttcttaaaaatttttttggctcACTTAAATTgtttatggcctcactaaattgctgaggctggctttgaactatagagcctcctgcctcagcctccagagccactaggattataggtgtgagtcACGCAACCCAGACACCAAGACCAATCCCCAAATTATTTCTACTTCTATTCCACCTACTAAGGAAATATCTCCCACAGGCCACAGAACCTCTGACCTTGTAACCTCCCAGACTCCTCTGTACTAACCTGGCGAGCACGTTCCATGGCTGCCTCACTCTCCCAGCCATAAGCATGTGTCCGAGAGTGTGCATTCCCATAGAAGTTGATGAGGTATGGTAGCATGGCATCAAGCACCCGGGGGTCCTGAGCACAACACAACAGATGAGTCACCTTGAGTCCACAGTCAACTCAGGCCCCACTACATTTCCAAACCTGCCCACCCTGCCTCAACACACTCCCAACCCTTCATCACTGCGCCTAGGTTAGACAAGTCTTCCCTCCCTTCTATTAATTAAATATCAACCTAATATACTCCCACTCCCAACCCATCTTCAATCAGATTGTTCTATTGTCCCCTCAGGTAGTAAACACTATTCTGACTACTGTTTCTGCAGAtgtttgcatttccaccagcaatgtgatTTATGAGGAGTTGGGACATGATAGAAGCAGGGAAAAATCTCTTCTCACACATAGTTGAAAATTTGCATTAATACTGGAGAAGGGGATCAGATATTTAGCATATGAATAAGAATTTAAGCCTCCTAATTCCTGGCTCTATTCCTTTTCCCAAAACACCTCAAAGGTTCTCACCTCTACAGCAATCCACCCTTTCTATGAATTTTCACTTCTAATAAGTACTTGCTATTACAGCCTTAGGAAAAGCTGCCACTGTATTCTTACCAGAGGAGTGGTAGCTTGAACATCCATGTAGAGAGGTCGCAGCACTGACTCTGCCTCAGGGGCAGCCTCTGAATTTGAGGCAACAGCCGACTGCGGGGCATGATCTACAACTGACAAAAAGTGGAGTGGCCAAGTGAAGGAGGACACAACGATGAACAGAGAGCAGCCACAGAGACTCAATAGCTGGATAGAAGTGTGATAAGTTTAAGGGGTGATGGGGTGGAATCCTAAGGGGAAGTAAACAATATCAAAGAACACTATACAAGGAGGCTACTGTTAGAAACAAggtgatgggggggggggcggaggagGACGCTGGTGGCAATGTTCAAATTGGCTCGACGGAGTGAAGAGAGCTCAGAAGGGCAAAGCCATCTAGATGGAACGTGGACGCGAGGCTAGACCAGCATATCTAATAGTTGGCCAGGAGAGGTTAGAAGGCCCAGGCTTCCAGGCTATGGGGGGTTGAGGACAAGATCTGCggggactggggtgggggtgtgaaGCGGAGGAATTAACCGTTCTGACGTATAGCCTGAGAAACTCTGTGGGGTGCAAGCGAGACAAAGAGTCAAAGATTCTGGGCAGCGGGGCGGGACAGGGAAGCTTGGGAATATTCGAGGGGACTGGCCGCTCGGAGGGGAAAGGAGGCCGCTTCGGGGAAGGGCGGCGAAGAGTGGGATCGGAAGCGTACCGCGCAGGCGCAGCCCACAGGAGGGCGTCGCAGGCTTGGGCCCGACTGCGGCCGCCACCGCCAAAACCGCCCGCCTCCAAGCGGCTCGTAGCAGCATGGTCCCAGCGTCAGAACCCACTACCCGAAGTGGCTGCAGTCCGCGGCCCCGGGCTCCCGGAAGTACTGCCTCGCGCTCCGGAAGCGATCCCCCGGATGCGAACGCCCTCCGTCTGGTTTTCCGTGTGAGACGTAGAGCCGAGCGACAAAGGCCACGAACGAGGTGAGGTTGGGGTGGCCCGAGCCGGGCTGCGTCGCGCGGCGTCGGGTCTGGAATGCGAAGAGGGTGGTGGAATAGGGCAAGAGGCTGTTCCTTCACTAATTTTCCTGAATCCCTTGGGCTGGCTCCCCACTCCGCCCGGCTTCTGGGCTGTCCGCTGGGCCCGCACTTCCCAGTCCCTCACACTCCGCAGATGCCGGTGGCCGTGGGTCCCTACGGGCAGTCCCAGCCAAGCTGCTTCGACCGCGTGAAGATGGGCTTTGTCATGGGTTGTGCCGTGGGCATGGCGGCCGGAGCGCTCTTTGGCACCTTTTCCTGTCTCAGGTGAGGGACGCAGTTGGTGAACTTTGGGAGGGACTTCACGGCTTGCTCGATTGCATCCTGAATAGAGCCTGATTCGGGCTGGGAGCGCAGTGCAGAGCCCTACAAATTCTTTCTGCCCCTACTTTCATTTGTTCAGTGACGTGAGGCAAATTGGAGTTGTAGTTTCATCAAGTGTAGATGAAAACAGTAACACCACCTTTGTAAGAATCAAGTCAGCACGCATTGTGTAGAATCTGGCACATAGCAAGGGCTTAGTAAATAATTATTACTGCTGTTGCTGCTATTTTTATATCCAGTTGCACAAAATGAAAATTGTTGAGGTGTTTGCCCTGGGAATGAGATGTAGAGATGAAGTATATAACACTGTACACTTGGAAGGTCATTTTCTCATTTGGGCAGTGTTATTCCCGTGTTTCCAGGTTATAAATTACAGTATACTGAGCAATACCATATTTAACAAACCAGTTCtgttggccaggtgtggtggcgctagcctgtaatcccagcagcttgggaggctgagacaggaggatctgaagttccaggccaacctcagcaatttggccagaccctgtctaaaagtaaaaaaacaattggggctggggatgtggctcagtggttaactccCTCTGAGTTccttcaatctctggtaccccccccccaaaaaaaaaaattgtgttttgatGCCCATTTTATGGTTTTTTGACACAGCCTATAAAATCACAGAGCTGGTTCTTGAACCCATGATCAACTCCAAAATCATCAATACCAAAAACCAACTAAGACAAATATCTATTCGATGACACTCAGGAGGCAAAACCAACTGTAAAAACTGCTTTCGCATCAGGAGTGACAGTGACCCCTGTAGTCCCACACTCAaagaactgaggcaggagaattgcaaattcaagaacCAGCCTCTCtccaacttagcaagatcctgtcttaaaaaaataaaagagggtgGGAGTATAGTGCAGTAAGATATCCCTATCATTCATTCCACAGTGCCACCATGCACTTGACACTATCTCCTGTCTCCCACAAATTGAAAGCAGTTGATATGACATTCTATTGAATTTCCTACAGACCCTGATTAATCTTTTTTTCATTACCCATATGGGAAAAGGTAAAATTTCGCAGTACCAAGTGATATAAAGGAATTGCTAGATTTTAGTAGTGCTTAATTCATAATTATTACAAGTGCAGATtggaaaaagaaagtatttttgttCCCAAATGGCCCCATCTTGGTTTCCTCCTCAGGATCGGAATGCGGGGTCGGGAGCTGATGGGCGGCATTGGGAAAACTATGATGCAGAGTGGCGGCACATTTGGCACATTCATGGCCATCGGAATGGGCATACGATGCTAACCAGGACAGTGATTGCCCACTACATCTACATCTTCCTATCCACCCTGGCCCTTGTACCATAATAAAACAAagtcttttcttctcattttcagtCTATTATTATCCAACTTGGCCAAAGATTTTGTAGAGTAAAAACAGGTAGGCTAATGAGTAGAATTGCTGTTTACAGGGCCTGGATTAGATATCCAAAATTGGAAACTTGGGGATGCCTGATACCCTCCATATACTCTACTaaactttttttaataactttattatttattttttatgtggtgctgaggatcgaacccagggccttcaacatgcgaggtgagcgctctacccctgagccataaccccagccatCTACTAAAACTTTCAATTCAACCTTGTAAATTAGATGTTTTTGTAACAGTTTGTGAGGTTAAACACTGTAAAGCCTATGTTTCCTCAATATAACACACTgcaaaaagtttttattttttttgtggtactggtatTGAACACAGTAGTTCTCAACCACTGATAACATACCCAGTTTGTTTTTCTGATACAGGGCATTGCattgcttaacccctgagccacatccccagccctttttatatattgagacagggtctgacagagttgctgaggctggctttaaacttctGATTCTCCTAACTCATCCTCCCCTACTGctgagattacatgcatgcaccaccacacccaggcttattttttgtttagtactggggattgaaaccagggggcactttaccacagagctacatcctcagcctttttcttTAGAAGACACACTCATATAGGTGCTaggactagccttgaacttggaatcttccttcCACAAaattgctgggcttacaggcacatgccaccatggctggcaaagaattttttttcctttaaattgtttttagttgttgatggacctttatttgcttgtttatatgtggtactgggaatcCAACGCAGTGCCTCACAGGAAAGCACTCTGcagctgagctacaactccagtcctcCCAAAGGATTTTAATAACTTATCCTATTCCCACCTGAAATTGATCTTCTTGCTTGATCAGAAAACAACAGCTtatacaatgaaaaagaaaaaaaaacacatctgaaATATCACTTTTCTACCTTCTTAAGTGGCTAAATCCCAGATAACATCCTAACCAGGCCTCAATGATGTCAACTATAACCTGATCCTCCACaaaattctttttcttgaaataacattgggattacaggcttgaacTTGGCTTccccttgaacttttgatcctcctgtctcagccccatTACTGTCTGAGATTACCACAATAGGCACCACCCCTTAACTACTTGTTCAATCAAAggcctgggttcattccccagtaccaccacctaCCTGCCCCCattcaacagagaaaaaaaaaatgtatgggaGACATAGGCCAATCAGCTTTTAAAGcatacatttcttaaaatgacATAGTGTGTCAGGAGTTGATGACTTCAATCTAATTCGGTGGcaatttttaacttctttctatGCATCAAAGTTAGAGGCAGAGGTAAAAAGCCTGCATCAGCAATGCTAAGGTGCTAgccaattcagtgagaccctgtctctaaataaaaaacaaatacaaaatagggctggggatgtggccaagtGCCCAAGTTCAATACTCAGtgccaagggggaaaaaaaagttcaaaaactaAACCATTATATTATGTGgtagtactagggatggaacccaaagaCTTCCTTTAGGAAAATGCATCACCACTGAAcagtattttttaatcttttggtctatagtggggattgaattccAGAggactctaccattgagcaaccACCCTAGTCCTCCTAATTTccagaggctggcctggaacttgcagttctcctgcctcccccaatcactggaattacaagtgtgtaccaccacacacCAACTCTTGAATTTTGAGAAGGGTTTACTAAGGTAGCTTCAAATCTGTGTTCCTTcggcctgagcctcctgagtaggtatCATTACAGTTATGCTCAACTGCCCAGTCCCCATCATAGTTATCCATTATAAACTGAATTTTTCTGTGGTTCACCGGTGGACAactttgaaaactacaaaaatacaTTTACTGTCCTAGTTCCCTATAAAGGAATGACAATAAACTTCATAGGACATGGTATAGAAATGGGAGTAAAACttcaagggggctggggttgtggctcagcagaacaCTCCCCTAACACATGAGGGGccttggcttcaatcctcagcacatgTGTCCTACTATGGTTATCAGGAGattctttaagagaaaaaaatgtattgaaagaATGTGTCCCTGCCCCCAAAACACTGGAACCTACTATTGACTTGAATTTTTTCTGTTAAATAGAACCATGAAGATTTGTCCACCAAGATGACCAGACAATAGACAACATAAAAACCAGCCAGGTTGAGGAGAAGGTCTCAGTAAACTAGCttgattttctctcattttgataCATGGACTTAAAAGTACAATGCTAGGTTACAGTAATGATGCTGAGAAGGAACTGACAGGGACTGTATAAGGGTACGAATTTCCCCAGACTACACATTAAGAATCATTTCACCACTAGAAGTCAAACAAGCTTTTACCCTATTCTTCAGATTCTATGACTTTacaatacttgaaaaataaagatttcttatggcctttttaagagaattttatttgAGTGGTTCTTACAAAGATTGTTGCAATATGAAAGTCATTTGTTTGATAGAAATATCAAGCTGTCTTGTCAAACACACTGAAGTAAcccaaaaatatatttcagagctCACAGAGCTTAAAAAGAGCAAAGATTATATGCAACCAGACAAAACCTATTTCtgcatttcctattttcttgCTGAGACTTCTTTGCCTTACCAGACTCTTGACTAAACATATTCAGGAAATGCAGTGATCATTTTGTTTGGAATCTTAAGACACACCAAAACACATAATATTTACAAAGAAACTTTTACAGATACATTAATTGAAAAGATACcatcaagaaatataattttgaaatctcCCTTTCTTGCCAAATGATCAAAATGCAAGATGAGATGCTAGCCAAACAGCCCTTtacctggcttcaatccccataCACTAAATGTGTATTCCAGAAACCTCTGCTAAACCATGAGTAAAATATCAACATTAGTGAAATGTGAAATGTAACCTGTGTAAAAAGTTAGGCTTCTGAAACATTAAAAACATCATTACATACCTGTCTGCCTTTGTACAGAAAGCACACTTGTTCCCCTAGAGCTATTCCTATAGATCCT
Coding sequences within it:
- the Romo1 gene encoding reactive oxygen species modulator 1 — translated: MPVAVGPYGQSQPSCFDRVKMGFVMGCAVGMAAGALFGTFSCLRIGMRGRELMGGIGKTMMQSGGTFGTFMAIGMGIRC